In Sporosarcina psychrophila, a genomic segment contains:
- a CDS encoding MBOAT family O-acyltransferase, with protein MVFSSLLFLFFFLPTTLLLYFCGSRKMKNGILLIVSLIFYAWGEPVYIFLMIFSAITDYFHGLFIQKYRLTAPLKAKLGLLSSIVINLSLLSFFKYADFLIENINNLFGMNVNALDLPLPIGLSFYTFQTMSYAIDVYRGRVKAQQNPLTLALYVCLFPQLIAGPIVRYEIIEHELKNRRVTLNQFSEGVKIFLIGLGKKVLLANNIGFLWSEIQQQSPAELSVLSAWMGIAAFGLQLYFDFSGYSDMAIGLGKMFGFNFPQNFNYPFVSRSISDFWRRWHMTLGGWFRDYVYIPLGGSRKGKYRLYLNLFIVWGLTGLWHGAAWNFVAWGLYFGVLIAIEKAGLLVLLEKMHPIFQHIYAFVIIMISWVLFVFEDLSMSFTYLKIMFGFSGQALVNERFMYDAYTNAILFLLAFIGSVPILKTLRNKMTRWHKVIDEILIPVFCLLILVLSTAYLADDSYNPFLYFRF; from the coding sequence GTGGTATTCAGTAGCTTATTATTTCTATTTTTCTTTTTACCAACTACATTACTCCTTTATTTTTGCGGTTCTAGAAAGATGAAAAATGGCATTCTCCTTATCGTTAGTCTTATCTTTTATGCATGGGGAGAACCTGTTTATATATTTTTAATGATTTTTTCGGCTATTACAGATTATTTTCACGGGTTATTTATTCAAAAATACAGGTTAACTGCGCCGCTTAAAGCGAAGCTCGGATTACTTTCATCTATTGTTATTAATCTAAGTTTATTGTCTTTTTTCAAGTATGCAGACTTCCTAATTGAAAACATCAATAATTTATTCGGCATGAATGTAAATGCCTTGGACCTTCCATTACCGATTGGCTTATCTTTTTACACATTTCAAACGATGTCGTATGCAATCGACGTGTATCGTGGACGGGTGAAAGCACAACAAAATCCGTTGACGCTTGCGCTATATGTTTGTTTGTTTCCACAGCTTATTGCAGGACCTATCGTACGATACGAAATTATTGAACATGAACTTAAAAACAGACGTGTTACGCTTAATCAATTTTCAGAAGGTGTGAAGATTTTTCTTATCGGGCTTGGTAAGAAGGTGTTGCTCGCCAATAACATAGGATTTTTATGGAGTGAAATTCAGCAGCAAAGTCCTGCCGAATTGTCAGTATTATCGGCTTGGATGGGGATTGCAGCATTTGGTTTGCAACTGTATTTCGATTTTAGCGGTTATTCTGATATGGCCATTGGCCTCGGGAAAATGTTCGGTTTTAATTTTCCGCAAAACTTCAATTATCCGTTTGTTTCCCGCAGTATCTCTGATTTTTGGCGAAGGTGGCATATGACGCTTGGCGGTTGGTTCCGGGACTATGTGTATATACCACTAGGCGGGAGTAGAAAAGGTAAATACAGGCTCTATCTAAATTTATTCATCGTTTGGGGTCTGACCGGATTATGGCATGGGGCTGCATGGAATTTCGTGGCTTGGGGTCTTTACTTTGGTGTATTGATTGCGATTGAAAAGGCAGGGTTACTGGTGCTACTCGAAAAAATGCACCCGATTTTCCAACACATTTACGCGTTTGTTATCATCATGATTAGTTGGGTACTATTCGTTTTTGAAGACCTCTCCATGAGTTTTACCTATTTGAAAATTATGTTTGGGTTTTCGGGACAAGCATTGGTAAATGAGCGATTCATGTACGATGCGTATACAAATGCTATTCTCTTTCTGTTAGCTTTTATTGGCTCGGTTCCAATTTTGAAAACGTTGAGGAATAAAATGACACGTTGGCATAAAGTGATTGACGAAATTTTAATTCCTGTATTTTGTTTACTTATTCTCGTCTTGTCGACCGCTTACTTAGCGGATGATTCATACAACCCATTTCTTTATTTTCGCTTCTAG